From Lactobacillus sp. PV012:
TTTCCTAGTTACTCAAATAATTTATCAAATAGATAATCAATCGTCAATATGGCAGATCAAATCTTAACGAATAATTTTTTCATATAAGCCAGCTTGTTGAGGATTAGAAATATGCTTTTTTAAAAACGTAACTAAATTATGCTTAATTGAGCTTTTTCCTTCTAACCACGTTCCAGTAAATAGATGAATAGACTTAGAATTACTAGAAGGATTACATAAAATCCCATCCCCATAAACATGAATTCCTGTTCGTAGTTCTTGTTCGTAATTACCAGTCTTTAGTCCATAACGATCTATCAAAATATCTGTTACCGAAAAACTATTGACCCCTGCCAGCTGATTATTTTTATCAAATTCAAAATTTCGATTTTGATAGTAAGCAATCATATCTTGGATAAAGGGATGCCCTGGTCGAGCTCCAAAAACGGCAGCCGATAAATAATTTTCATTTTCAAATCCAATAAATGCTTCATTAGCAAGCAAAGGAGTTAAATCATCTAGTACACGTACATCAGTATCCAAATAAATTCCACCTTCTTGCTCAATCACTCGAGCACGGATATAGTCAGAGACAAACGCCCACTTTTTAGCTTGATAAGCTTGCTCAATGTACTTATTTTCATGAATATTAAAGTTATCTTCGTTCCATTCAATTATTTCAAAATCAGGTAATTTTTTCTTCCAAGTCTTAATTGAATCTACAACAACTTTAGGTTTCGGATTCCTTCCTACCCAAACATAATGAATTTTTTTAGGAATCATTGTTTTACTCGCTTTCTAAAAAATTTTTTCACTAACAAAATCAAATCTTGATTAAAATCTAAAGGACAAAGGAACATTAAAATTAAGTACACCAGCAAAATTACAATTGATTTGACTGCCATATTAAAGAAGGCACTTGGAATAAAATTAGGTAAGACCATCCCCACCACTAAACTGATTAATCCAATACCCAAATAATAAGGCACATCATGAAATACATAACTAAATTTAAATGCATCCCTAACAATCCAAATTCGCAACACCAAAACTACCGCCTCGGTAATTAAAATTGCTACCATAGCTCCAGCAGCTGCATAAGTTCGATCCAAAAAGTAACTCAATACTAATTCTAAAATTGCTCCAACTACTACCGGAATTGCATAATCTTTATCTCGTGAAACTGCTAAGGCATATTGATTGGCAAAGACTCCCCCTGTTGGGATCATAATAATTGTTAAGGTAAAGAAAAACATCAGTGGTGTCATGGGAATATACTTATTTCCAAAAAAGAACGGCACAAACTGCTTAGTATTTGCCATTACTATTACCGCAAATAATGTACCAAGCATAACCGTTGCTTCAAGTGATTTTTTCATCACAACTTTTTGAGTCGCCTTACCTTCTCCAGCCATTTTTGGCATAATAACCAAAGAAATTGACGTAATCACTCCCAGAATCATATTTGAAATTCTTTGAGAATTATCATAATAAGCAACTTGCGTTGAATTTTGAAAAAGACCTAATAAAGGCTTATCTAAAGAAGTATAAATTTGAGTTGCAATTTGGGGAATCATCAGAATTACAATCGCCTTCACACTTTCGCGCCACTTGTAAAAGCCTTTAGTAGGCTTTCCAACATAATTATGAATGTCAAACCAAAATACAAATGATCCTAGCATTGTTGAAACTGACATAATGAGTAAATATTTCCACAAATCTTGGGGACTTTTTACCCAGAGTAAAATCAGCACCACACTGACTAATTTAACGCCAGTATTTTTTAAAACAACGCGTCCGAAATCTGCTAATCCTTGGAAAAACCAGGAAATATCAAATTGTGCTGAAATCAGAAAAGGAATCATTAATAAGATATAATTCCAATATTGAATTTTTAAGGAAAGGCAGATCAAACTAGTTAAACCAATCATTACAATGCCAGCAATACCTTGAAAATACCATAATCCCCAAAATGCTTGCGTTAATTCTTCCCGTCCTTGAGTTGCTCTAGTTTTTGAGATTGTTCTCATCCCAATATAAGTAATCGATAAAACACAAAAAACCATCAAAAACTGAACTGTATTATTAACACTACTATAAATTCCATATGTTTTAGGACCCAGTACCCTTGATAAATATGGAACAGTGATTAACGGAACAAATACTAAAAATATCTGATAAACCGCATTATATAAAATATTTAAAAAAGTTCTTTTCACAAAAACCTCTACTTAAATTCCAAATATTCACAAATTCTTTGACTATTATTTTCTCCTAAAACCTCATCTGTCAACGATAACCAATACTTACGTTCACTATCTCCTTGATCAGATGATAAGGTAGCTAAGCATTCTATCAACTCTACCTGATTGTTAACACAGGGACCAGGAGTAATTTTTTGATAGGGGCTTATTAATAACCCCCGCACTTCTTCATATTTTTCTAAAAAGTTAGTCACAAAAATAATTGGTTTATTTAGGTGGAGATAATCAAAATAAATTGATGAAAAGTCAGTCAGCAAGAAATCTGTTAATCCTAATAATTCATATAAATCATAATTATTTTCAAATAGATAATCATTATTTAAAAAGGCAATATTAGAATACTTACTATTAAAATTGCTGAACAAACGCATTTCATAGGGATGAAGTTTAACAATTAAGTATTGGTGATTATTTTTTAGGCTAGAATTCAACTTACTAATCTCAAAATCGGTAAAAGCAAAAAAGTTCCCCTGCTTAATTTGCTCCATAATCTTGCCATCTTCTAATTCATAACGAAAAGTTGGCATATAAATTCCTATTTTAGCTTTAGCATCTTCCTTACCAAATAAATCTTTTAAAAAATCCTTTTTACTAATTACGGGATTTTTTAAAGCATCTAAACGTGGAAAGCCAAGCTTTTGGTATTTACCGGCCTCAATTGCCATACAAGCTGTCATCATACTTTCGTATAAGTCACTACTTGAAGTTACAAGATCTGCTGTTTTCTGCCACAAATGTTGGTTACGCAAGTTATCCTTGCGCAAAGTATTATGAGCCATAATTCCCATTCTTTTTAAGGGAATTCCATGCCAAAATGCAACATTAACTTGTTTTTTCTTAATTTTAAAAGGCTGATGGGTCGTAAAAATAAAGTGAGCTTGCCCAATTTTTTTCCACATTGAAAAAGGCAAATGTGATGATGGCCAGGGTTCAACTAAGGTTACTTGATAGTTGGGATAATTTTTTTGGAGATATTTATAAAATAAAAAACCATTCGACCCTGATCTTCCTGACCCATTTAAAATCACAATTGCATTAGCCTTCACTGGTACAAAAAAAGCCAAAAATTTCATCAAATTTAGATACCATCTAAAAAAGAAACTCTTCATATTATTTTCCTCAATTAAAATCTTTTAAGTTAATCATACTATTTCTTTTCTTCTTCTGCTATCTAACCAAAAAAGATCTGGAAATTATTCCAGATCTTAGGAAAATATTTAATTATTCTTCAACTTTCTTTGGAAGAATTTTACAATTTCAACAATTAAGACCATTAGAATTCCTGCTACTACCACTACTAGCCATTGTTGACCATCCAACTCAGTTACATCAAATAACTTAGTCATAAATGGTAATTCAACAGCTGCCATGATTAAAGCTGAAATAATAATTGCTCCATTAAACCACTTATTTTCAAATGTTCTTTTAGTAAAGATTGATTTGTGAATAAACTTCGCATTAAATGCATGGAATAATTGAATAAGTCCTAATGTCAAAAAGGCCATAGTTAACGCATCTGCATGCTGCAAGTTGGCATTTCCTACATGAGGACCAACATGAAGTCCAAATTGATATGCACCTAGGACTAGTAATCCTTCTAAAATTCCTTGATAAATGATGGAGCTAGCTACTCCACCTGAGAAGAAGTTAGAATTCTTTCCACGTGGCTTTTTCTTCATAATTCCCGGCTCCACTGGTTCAACCCCTAGTGAAATTGCTGGTAAAGTATCAGTTACTAAGTTAATCCAAAGTAGTTGCACTGGCATTAAAATATCCCAGCCCAACATTGTCATCATAAATACAGTTAAAACTTCACCTACGTTACAACTCATTAAGTAAAGAATCGCCTTTTGAATATTAGCAAAAACTTTTCTTCCCTGTTTAATTGCTTCCACAATAGTTGCGAAGTTATCATCAGCTAACACCATGTCAGCTGCACCCTTTGAAACTTCAGTACCAGTAATTCCCATTCCGATACCAATATCAGCTTGCTTTAGACTAGGGGCATCATTTACACCGTCACCAGTCATCGCAACAATCCTATTATTTGCTTGCCAAGCTTTTACTATTCTAACCTTATTTTCAGGTGATACTCGTGCATAAACGCTATAGTCTTGCACATGTTTAATGAAATAATCGTCAGAAAGCTTATCAAGTTCTGCTCCCGTTATAACACCATCGTGGTCTCCATCTAAAATTCCTAATCGTTTTGCGATAGCAGCTGCTGTCACTTGGTGGTCACCAGTAATCATCACTGTACGGATTCCAGCATTTTTAGCTTCTGCTACAGCAGCTTTAGCTTCAGGACGCTCTGGGTCAATCATTCCAACTAATCCAGCAAAAATTAAATCTTGTTCAACATTATCAGTGCTTGGATCAGCGTAAGGTTGGTCAACAATTTTATAAGCTAATCCCAATACACGTAATGCCTTTTGTGCTAATTCTTGATTTGTCGCTAAAATTTGTTTTTTATCTTCTTCAGTAATTGGAGAAACATTACCATTTTCTTCAATTTTTGTTACTCGTTTTAATAACTCATCAGGAGCACCCTTGACTGCAACATAATACTTGCCATCTTGGTACTTATTAACAGTTGACATTAATTTTCTGTCAGAATCAAATGGTACTTCTTGAACACGAGCATCTTCTTTTAGTAATTCTTCAACCTTGATTCCCTGATCAAAAGCGTATTGAATTAAAGCTGTTTCAGTCGGATCTCCTAATAAGTTACCACCATTTTCAATTTTAGTATCATTAGCTAAAACCATTGAAAGTAAGACAGGATTTGCTGGTGCAATGTCATCAGCATTACTATGAATTTTTTTATTATAGTAAAGCTGTTCAACTGTCATTTTATTTTGCGTTAAAGTACCAGTCTTATCAGAACAAATAATGTCAGTTGCACCTAGAGTTTCAACTGCTGGCAATTTACGAACAATAGCCTTATGTTTGGCCATTTCCTGAGTACCAAGTGCCAAAATAATAGTAACAATTGCTGGTAATCCTTCTGGAATTGCAGCTACAGCTAATGAAACAGCCACTAAGAACATATCAATCATTAACTTATTAGTAGGTTCTGTACCTTGTTTAGTAAACATCCCTACCACAAAAACAACCACACAGATTGCCAAAATCATAATTGTCAAAATTTTACCAAGTTGGTTTAAATTTTGTTTTAATGGTGTATCTGTTTCATCTGCATTATTTAACATTGTAGCGATCTTACCAACTTCTGTGGTCATTCCAGTTCCGGTAACAATCCCTTCACCACGACCATAAGTAACATTGGTATTTGAATAAGCCATATCGCTCCGATCACCCAAAGCCACATCTGGTTTATCTAGCGTAGCAACATCTTTTTCAACTGGAACAGATTCTCCTGTTAAGGCTGATTCTTCTACTTTTAAGCTTGCTGCTAAGCCTAATCTCATATCCGCTGGTACAATATCTCCAGCTTCAAGCAACACAACATCTCCTGGCACAATTTCTGTGCTTGGAACTTGTAAGATTTCTCCATCACGTCGAACATGAGCATTAGGAGTTGACATCTCTTTTAAAGCATCAATTGCTGCTTCCGAACGTGCTTCTTGGACTACACCTAAAATTGCATTAATTAAAACAACAATCATAATAATTGCTGCATCTGTCCATTCTTGAGCAACTACTCCTGATAAAATAGCTGCAACAATTAATACAATAATCATGAAATCTTTAAATTGGTCAAAAAACTTTGCAATTAATCCCTTATTCTTTTTTGCGGTTAAAGCATTGGGACCATATTTTTCCAGCCGTTTTTTAGCTTCTTGCTTAGACAACCCAGTTTTTAAAGAAGTATTTAGCTCCTTTTCAACTTCAGGAATTGTCTGATCATAATAATGTTTCACTAAATTTCCCTCCAAATCTAATAAAAAAAGACCTACGCCCAATTATCTGGTGCATAAGTCTCACTCATTAAGACAAGTCCAGAGAGAAGAATTCTCTCGGTTGTTGAACTTATCACAATTACTTGCGGTTACTCCCTTAATACAGTTACTATTATATTAAATATTTACTAAAAGATGCAAGTTCTATTTCTTGTAAAAATCATCAAAAATTGTTACTGGAAGGTGACGCTTATGTTCACTTTTTTTCCATAACTTTTCAATTTGCTCAGCTGCTTGCTGACTTACTTCTCGTCCTTCAAGATAATCATCTACTTCTTGATAGGAAACACCCAATGCAACTTCATCAGGAAGAGCAGGTCGATCTTCTTCTAAGTCTGCAGTTGGTGCCTTTAAGTAAAGATGTTCTGGCGCACCTAATTCCTTAAGCATGGCTTTTCCTTGACGTTTATCTAAGCGAAAGAGTGGCGTAATATCAGCTGCTCCATCACCATATTTAGTATAAAAGCCAGAAAAGTTTTCTGCTGCATGATCAGTTCCAATCACGGCACCTTTATTTGCCCCAGCAATTGCATATTGAACAACCATTCTCTGACGCGCTTTGATATTACCCTTATTAAAATCAGTAATTTTTTGTCCAGTTGCCTCTACAACTTTAACCATTGCATCAACTGGTTCTTTAATATTAACAATCAAATCTTGATCAGGCTTTTGAAAAGCAACTGCATCAGCTGCATCACTTGCATCTGCTTGAACACCGTAAGGAAGGCGAACAGCAATAAATTGGTAAGAATCATCACCAGTTTCCTGACGCATTTCTTCAATTGCCATTTGAGCTAATTTACCAGTTAAAGTAGAATCTTGACCACCTGAAATTCCTAAGACATATGATTTCAAAAAAGGATTAGCTTTAAGATAATCTTTCAAAAAATCAATTGATTTTCTAATCTCTTCTTTAGGATCAATTTCAGGCTTTACTTTTTCATATTCAACAATCTTTTTTTGTAAGGGTCTCATTTTTTACCTTCTTTAATTAATACGACTACGAATTTCATTAATTAGATTCATCTTATGATCATACAACTTTTGGGAAAGATCAACTGGGTAATCTTGTGGATTTAAACTACGTTTATATTCATCCCATAGACTATCTAAATTATTAGCTGCAAATTTTTTAATTTCTTGCAGACTTGGTTCTTGATAAACCAATTTTCCTTTTTCAAAAATTGGCTGCAAGAGTGGTCTGGCCGTAAAGTCAGTTACCACCTTATTGATGTAGGTGTATTGTGGATGGAACATAAAAAGGGAATCAAAATTTCGAGGATCTTCATTAGCTTGGGACACCCAGTCACCTTCATTTTTCTTCACTTGATTAGCAGAAATACGCCAAACTTGTTTCTTACCAGGAGTTGAAACTTTTTCAGCATTCGAAGAAATCTTAAGGGTATCCCGCATATTTCCAGCTTCATCTTCCATAGAAACCAATTTATAAACTCCACCTAACGCAGGTTGATCAAAAGCTGTAATTAATTTAGTTCCTACACCCCAAACATCAATCCGTGCATGTTGCATTTTTAAGTTTTGGATTGTTTTTTCATCTAAATCATTTGAAGCAAAAATCTTTGCGTCTTTAAAGCCGGCATCATCTAGTTGCTTACGCACCTTTTTAGAAATATAGGCCATATCACCAGAGTCAATTCGAACTCCTAAAAAATTAATTTTATCGCCCATCTCTTTAGCAACTTTAATTGCTGTCGGTACACCACTACGTAAAGTATCATAAGTATCAACTAAAAAGACACAATCTTTATGAGTTTGTGCATAAGCTTTAAATGCCTCATATTCACTCCCAAAAGCTTGCACTAATGCATGAGCATGAGTACCTGAAATAGGAATATTAAATAATTTTCCTGCACGGACATTACTTGTCGCATCAAAGCCCCCAATATAAGCTGCTCGAGTTCCCCAAATTGCTGCATCAGTTTCTTGAGCTCTTCTTGAACCAAATTCCATTAATTGATCATCACCAACAGCTACTTTAATTCTAGCTGCCTTGGTAGCAATTAAAGTTTGAAAATTAATAATATTTAACAGAGCTGTTTCAACTAGCTGTGCTTGCGCAAGCGGTCCTTCAATTTGCATAATTGGTTCATTAGCAAAAACTAACTCTCCTTCAACTGCCGCTTTAACACTCAACTTAAGCTCTAAATTTCTTAAATAATCAATGAAATCATCATCGTAATTTTCTTGTGCTTTTAAATATTCTAAGTCACTCTCTTTAAAATGTAAGTTATTCAAATATTCAATTGCACGACTTAATCCAGCATTAACTGCATAACCATTGCCAAATGGTTCTTTTCTAAAGAATAATTCAAAAACAGCATTTCTTTCACTAATGCCCTTTTAAAATATGTATACATCATATTAATTTCATACAAATCTGTATGCAAGATCAAAGAATCATCTTGATCTAAAGTTTTGTTTAACATTTTCCCTCACTAATTATAAACTTAAATTTCTTGTCTCTTATTATAACCAAACTGTCATTAATGGCAACTGGCAACTAACAAAATTACTTTCCATCTAACTCCCTATTTTTAGCTGAACATAATTTTTAATGGTAAAGAAATCTAAAATTTCTTCAAAAGATTTTTTATCTTCTTTTTTGACCTCAATAATTCCTGTTCCTGATTTTAAGAGTTGTATTAATTCTTTATAAAAGGAAGAAAGTTGATCTTGCTTCCAATTTTCTTCAAATTGCTCCACATCACAACCCCGATAAATCTTTAAATCCTCAGGAAGAGAAATTAGTCCCACTTTTTTAGGATCATAGTTTTTAACAAACATTTTAATTAGTTCTATATACTGACTACTACCTTGGTATTGATTAAGGACTGGCAGTGAAAGACTAGGAGTAATTTTAAAACTTTTTCCGTATTTAAAGATCGCTGGATACATACTTGAAATATATAAACGATTAGTCCAGCGATATAACACTACCTGCAAACTAAATTTGGGGATATCAAAGTTAGTTCTAATTTGTTGAAAAAAACGTAGCCGTCCTGAAAAAGCTAGTAAATTATTTTCATCTTCCTTAGCTCTATCCTTGTATTTTAAGCCAATAAAATTAGCATTTACCATTCTTAAACCCAATTTTGCCTGCGGATTGTACCAAGTAGGTAAATTATCAATCAATGAGTTTTTTACAACAATCTTTTTAAAAATATCACTCCGCCAATAAATATATGGTAAAAATAAATCTTTGCCTAAATTTAAACCACTTTTTACAAGCGTAGTCCGACTATCATAATATGGACGAGGGCGTTTGATTTTGTAAGTTTGTCCAAAAACAGACTCTTTTTCAATACCAACAAAGCTTCCATCACATTTTTCTTGACTCAAATTATGCATTGCACGATAAAATACATGTCTGTCATATAAGCTATCTTCTGGATTTAAGATATAAACTATCTCTCCCTTGATCTTGGAGGTACCATTAATAATTGCTCGTAATCTGCCTTGATGGGATTGGTAGACTTGTTTTATTTTCATTTCGTTATACTTAAGATAACGTTCTACGTATTGCCTAGTATGATCACTCGAACCATCATCAATCAAAATAACTTCCCAATTTTGATAGCTTTGCTTATTTATTGAATCTAGACATCCAACAATTGTTTCTTGGTTGTTATAAGTAGGAATAATTACTGAAATTTTTGGATCAGTCTTTAAAACAATTCCTCCAAAAATATTAATCACATTAATATAAGCTATAAGTAGTAAAACTAAATATACTGAATTCAACAATCGAGGCTGATCTAGTAATAAACTACTCTCACTGGTTAATAAAATCGCTCCAATTCCTAGGCCCAAATTCCAATTTAATCTTATTTTTTGGAGCTGAGTGTTTAGTAAAAATGCTAGTGGGATCAACCCCAAATCCAGCACTGCCTCTATTTCCCAAGAGATATTATCTAATTGAAAATTTACATTTTCATATCCAACCCACACAATTGCAAATAAGAGCACAATGATATAAGTAGTTAAGATTTCCAAACGAAATTGAATACTTCTCGTAATTGCAAAACGAATTAAATAAATTAATAGGGAAACAAAGCTTATTAATAACAATAACCAGCTTCCTAAAGGCGGAAAAACGAAGCTTAGGGTATTCATATTAATAATGATTAAAATAATATTTTTAACAGTAAAATGACGTTCAACAAAATAAAGGCTACCACTTAAGGTCAATAATCCCATTTGAAAGATAAATTGTGGCATTTTAATGCTGAGCAAATGATTATTTTCTAATAAACAAATTGCCCATAGTGATACACTTAGCCAAGTAATGGCTTTTTCTAAAAACCATTGATCGATATCTAAAAGATTAGTTTGAAATAATACCAATATTATCCCCAAAGCAAAAAGACTATTAAAAAGAAATGCTGTGATGCTTTGGTTCCAGAAAAAGTCAATGATCTCTAAATAAAGTGGCGCAATACTAATGAGTACTAGTAAAATATTTAATTGACGCCTTCTAGTTACCATTTTGCTCACTTCGATTATTCTTTAAAAGATAACGATAATAATTAGTAATAACTAAATATTGATTACGCATGGAAAAAGTCTGTGATAAATAATTTTTCTCTTTTTTTGCCATTTCTTTTAGTGCAACTGGGTCTGTATTTACTGCATGATCTAGCTGCTCACTAATTGCTGCTATATCACCAATTGGTGCTATAAAGCCATAATTTTCATTGGGAATCATCTTTTTTATATCACCAACACTGGTGGAAAGAATTGGGACTAAGTTGTCAGCAGCTTCTAATAAGACCAAGGGGAAACTCTCAGAATAAGAAGTTAAAACTGCCAGATTCATTTTCCGATATAATTCACTAGTTTCTTTTTGAGTCAAAAAGCCATGAAAAATTACTTGCTGACTAATTCCTAAATCTCTTGCTAATGCCTTAAGATAGTTCTCCTTACTTCCATCCCCAACCAAATGAACTCTGATATTAGGATTATCTAGCTTTTTAATAGCCTTTAGCAAAACATCTTGACCTTTTAGTGGTTCCTGACGTCCTACATTAATAATATTAAAGTAAGGGTGAGCAAATTTACGGGCAATTTTGCTATTATCATGGAAAAAGATTCCATTATAAATTACACAAATTTTAGTTTTATCTATGCCAACCTTTTTATTCAAAATATCAGCAAAATTTTGTGTAATGGCAAAAATTCCATCTGCTTTTTGCAAAGCCTTTAAATTTAAATTTGTAAATGCTTTTCCAAGTAAGCCACGTTCTTTGAAATCTTTTAAGGGATCCGAATGCACAGTAATTACCCATTTTGCCTGAATTCTTTTCCTAATCAATGATAAATAAAGATTTGCTCTTGGCCCGTGGGTGTGAACAATATCAAAATTTCCTTCATTAATAAATTTTATTAACTTACTTAAACTCGTTAAATTATAGCGACTTTGGCTGCCAAGAACTGTAGTTTTGATTCCTCTTTTTTTAGCAGCCTTACTTACTGGCCCTTCTGCCAAAGTTAACAATTCAAAATCTGCTTGTTCCTTCTTCGCCTGGGTTAAAAAATTAACCACATGAAACAGACCGCCACCTTTTTCTAAACCAGCATTAATATGTAAAACTTTCATCTTTTCCCCTTTTTAACTGCTAATTGTTTCTTTTCAACCTCTACAACAAATTTTGGCAAAACTAACATTCGTTTTAACCGAGTTGGATTAGTTATTAGGCGATAAAACCATTCTAAATGCATTTGTTGAAACTTTTTAGGTGCTCTTTTCACAACTCCCGAAAAGACATCAAAACTTCCACCTACTCCCATCATTAAAGCAGGCAGCTTTTGCTTACGTAGAATTACCAATAATTTTTCCTGACGTGGAAATCCTAAGGCCGCAAATACTAGATCTGGTTTTGCTTTTTCAATACGATTAGCTACAGTTTTCAAATCTTCTTTAAAATAGCCATCCTCAGCTCCAACAATTTTTATATTAGGGTATTTTTGCGCAATTTTTTGCTTAGTTTTTTCTAAAACCTCAGCTTTTGCTCCCACTAAATAAATTTTTAACCCTCGTAGATTAGCAATTCTTAATAACCAAGTAAATAAATCATAGCCTGTAACTCTTTCTTTTAAAGACTGTTTCTGCATCTTGGCAGCTAAGAGGATGCCAATGCCATCAGCAGTAACGTAATCAGCGTCCTCTTTAATTATTTTAAAGTATTCTGAATCATTTTTTGTAGCCATCACAATTTCCGGATTAGCGGTTACTATTAGGGTAGAGCGATGATTATTTAAGCGATGAATAAATTCTTTTTTGAACTCTTCAAGCGTAAAATTATTAAAATTAATTCCTAAGACATTTACTTTATTCATAATTTATCCTTTATTTTCCCATTTACTATTTGATACTATTTTAACAAAGAATAGGTTTTTTGATAAAATATACTGGTAACTTAGAAAAGGAATTTTAAATCTATGAAAAAAGTCATCACATATGGAACTTTTGACTTACTCCATTATGGCCATGTTCGCTTACTAAAAAGAGCCAAAGAATTAGGTGATTATCTTGTAGTTGGTCTTTCAAC
This genomic window contains:
- a CDS encoding oligosaccharide flippase family protein, producing the protein MKRTFLNILYNAVYQIFLVFVPLITVPYLSRVLGPKTYGIYSSVNNTVQFLMVFCVLSITYIGMRTISKTRATQGREELTQAFWGLWYFQGIAGIVMIGLTSLICLSLKIQYWNYILLMIPFLISAQFDISWFFQGLADFGRVVLKNTGVKLVSVVLILLWVKSPQDLWKYLLIMSVSTMLGSFVFWFDIHNYVGKPTKGFYKWRESVKAIVILMIPQIATQIYTSLDKPLLGLFQNSTQVAYYDNSQRISNMILGVITSISLVIMPKMAGEGKATQKVVMKKSLEATVMLGTLFAVIVMANTKQFVPFFFGNKYIPMTPLMFFFTLTIIMIPTGGVFANQYALAVSRDKDYAIPVVVGAILELVLSYFLDRTYAAAGAMVAILITEAVVLVLRIWIVRDAFKFSYVFHDVPYYLGIGLISLVVGMVLPNFIPSAFFNMAVKSIVILLVYLILMFLCPLDFNQDLILLVKKFFRKRVKQ
- a CDS encoding glycosyltransferase family A protein, producing the protein MVLFQTNLLDIDQWFLEKAITWLSVSLWAICLLENNHLLSIKMPQFIFQMGLLTLSGSLYFVERHFTVKNIILIIINMNTLSFVFPPLGSWLLLLISFVSLLIYLIRFAITRSIQFRLEILTTYIIVLLFAIVWVGYENVNFQLDNISWEIEAVLDLGLIPLAFLLNTQLQKIRLNWNLGLGIGAILLTSESSLLLDQPRLLNSVYLVLLLIAYINVINIFGGIVLKTDPKISVIIPTYNNQETIVGCLDSINKQSYQNWEVILIDDGSSDHTRQYVERYLKYNEMKIKQVYQSHQGRLRAIINGTSKIKGEIVYILNPEDSLYDRHVFYRAMHNLSQEKCDGSFVGIEKESVFGQTYKIKRPRPYYDSRTTLVKSGLNLGKDLFLPYIYWRSDIFKKIVVKNSLIDNLPTWYNPQAKLGLRMVNANFIGLKYKDRAKEDENNLLAFSGRLRFFQQIRTNFDIPKFSLQVVLYRWTNRLYISSMYPAIFKYGKSFKITPSLSLPVLNQYQGSSQYIELIKMFVKNYDPKKVGLISLPEDLKIYRGCDVEQFEENWKQDQLSSFYKELIQLLKSGTGIIEVKKEDKKSFEEILDFFTIKNYVQLKIGS
- a CDS encoding CDP-glycerol glycerophosphotransferase family protein, producing the protein MKSFFFRWYLNLMKFLAFFVPVKANAIVILNGSGRSGSNGFLFYKYLQKNYPNYQVTLVEPWPSSHLPFSMWKKIGQAHFIFTTHQPFKIKKKQVNVAFWHGIPLKRMGIMAHNTLRKDNLRNQHLWQKTADLVTSSSDLYESMMTACMAIEAGKYQKLGFPRLDALKNPVISKKDFLKDLFGKEDAKAKIGIYMPTFRYELEDGKIMEQIKQGNFFAFTDFEISKLNSSLKNNHQYLIVKLHPYEMRLFSNFNSKYSNIAFLNNDYLFENNYDLYELLGLTDFLLTDFSSIYFDYLHLNKPIIFVTNFLEKYEEVRGLLISPYQKITPGPCVNNQVELIECLATLSSDQGDSERKYWLSLTDEVLGENNSQRICEYLEFK
- a CDS encoding glycosyltransferase family 32 protein is translated as MIPKKIHYVWVGRNPKPKVVVDSIKTWKKKLPDFEIIEWNEDNFNIHENKYIEQAYQAKKWAFVSDYIRARVIEQEGGIYLDTDVRVLDDLTPLLANEAFIGFENENYLSAAVFGARPGHPFIQDMIAYYQNRNFEFDKNNQLAGVNSFSVTDILIDRYGLKTGNYEQELRTGIHVYGDGILCNPSSNSKSIHLFTGTWLEGKSSIKHNLVTFLKKHISNPQQAGLYEKIIR
- a CDS encoding calcium-translocating P-type ATPase, PMCA-type; its protein translation is MKHYYDQTIPEVEKELNTSLKTGLSKQEAKKRLEKYGPNALTAKKNKGLIAKFFDQFKDFMIIVLIVAAILSGVVAQEWTDAAIIMIVVLINAILGVVQEARSEAAIDALKEMSTPNAHVRRDGEILQVPSTEIVPGDVVLLEAGDIVPADMRLGLAASLKVEESALTGESVPVEKDVATLDKPDVALGDRSDMAYSNTNVTYGRGEGIVTGTGMTTEVGKIATMLNNADETDTPLKQNLNQLGKILTIMILAICVVVFVVGMFTKQGTEPTNKLMIDMFLVAVSLAVAAIPEGLPAIVTIILALGTQEMAKHKAIVRKLPAVETLGATDIICSDKTGTLTQNKMTVEQLYYNKKIHSNADDIAPANPVLLSMVLANDTKIENGGNLLGDPTETALIQYAFDQGIKVEELLKEDARVQEVPFDSDRKLMSTVNKYQDGKYYVAVKGAPDELLKRVTKIEENGNVSPITEEDKKQILATNQELAQKALRVLGLAYKIVDQPYADPSTDNVEQDLIFAGLVGMIDPERPEAKAAVAEAKNAGIRTVMITGDHQVTAAAIAKRLGILDGDHDGVITGAELDKLSDDYFIKHVQDYSVYARVSPENKVRIVKAWQANNRIVAMTGDGVNDAPSLKQADIGIGMGITGTEVSKGAADMVLADDNFATIVEAIKQGRKVFANIQKAILYLMSCNVGEVLTVFMMTMLGWDILMPVQLLWINLVTDTLPAISLGVEPVEPGIMKKKPRGKNSNFFSGGVASSIIYQGILEGLLVLGAYQFGLHVGPHVGNANLQHADALTMAFLTLGLIQLFHAFNAKFIHKSIFTKRTFENKWFNGAIIISALIMAAVELPFMTKLFDVTELDGQQWLVVVVAGILMVLIVEIVKFFQRKLKNN
- the nadE gene encoding ammonia-dependent NAD(+) synthetase, with the translated sequence MRPLQKKIVEYEKVKPEIDPKEEIRKSIDFLKDYLKANPFLKSYVLGISGGQDSTLTGKLAQMAIEEMRQETGDDSYQFIAVRLPYGVQADASDAADAVAFQKPDQDLIVNIKEPVDAMVKVVEATGQKITDFNKGNIKARQRMVVQYAIAGANKGAVIGTDHAAENFSGFYTKYGDGAADITPLFRLDKRQGKAMLKELGAPEHLYLKAPTADLEEDRPALPDEVALGVSYQEVDDYLEGREVSQQAAEQIEKLWKKSEHKRHLPVTIFDDFYKK